The Branchiostoma floridae strain S238N-H82 chromosome 6, Bfl_VNyyK, whole genome shotgun sequence genomic interval GTGGCATGAGCAGTTTCCCATTGCCAAGGGACAGCGCCAGTCGCCCATAGACATCGTCACCAGCAATGCCAAGGTTGATAAGGCATTGTCGGACAACCCGCTGAAGGTCAGCTACAGTAACAACTGTTGTCAGAGCGTCACTAACACCGGAGCATCCTTCCAGGTTGTCGTCGATGGGGCAGGAACTGGTGGGTAGATTGACTTTACTTTCCTGACTATTCACTGGTATCTTTGCAGTTTTAACCTTGAATTTATAGGATGTTAAGCTGAGACCTTGTGCTTCATTTCTCAGGAAATATTGTGAATGGTTGTGGCATGTTTTCCCTTCAGAGATCAGTGGTGGTCCTCTTGACAGCACTTACAAACTTGTCCAGTTCCACGCTCACTGGGGCCCCTTGGGTGGGGATGAGGGGTCAGAACACACCGTGGATGGAGTCACCTACCCTGCAGAGGTCGGTACACAAAAGTTTGTAGTTTTACATATTTAGCACAAAGTACAAACATGAATGTTAACATGAACAGCTTCTCCAAATGTCAGCAATCAAAGTCAAGACTGAATGGAATTTACAAACAGGCTTTTCTTGAAGGAATTTTTAACTGATCTTTCAAAACCCAGGTCATTTTAAGTTTAGAAATGTTGACATTCCTGGTGAGTAGCCTctttggcaccaaatttgtattggttatgggtCTAGGACGCAGGAAGAAAGTCAATAGTTAGATTGAAGATACCACTACAAACATATTTATTATGGTGTCCTTGGTTCTATCATAGCAAATTGGTTTGGGATGCTAATTATCTATTGTGTTTCCAAATTTGTTGGTTCCTTCCAGCTCCATCTGGTGCACTGGAACCAGAAGTACAAGGATGTCGGTGAGGCTGTGGACAAACCTGATGGACTTGCCGTGATCGGGGTCTTCTTTTCGGTAAGCATGTTTCAGGTTGATGGATAAGGCACGGGTCTTAGTGAGGGTCTTCATGGGGGGTCCTGGCAAATGCTTAACAGCAATATGCTTAACAATAAATAGTGAATTGAAATAGCTTGCTTTATTTCACAGTGAATTGAAATAGCTTACTACATTTCCTTAATGTTTCCTGTGTATAACATGAAAGATATGTTGTAGATATAGGGTAGGTTCTAGAAGGTGCTTCCCTATTCAATGTAGCAGAACCTGTACCTTCTTAGCCGTACAATCTTCTGCTGCGTTTGATGCAATATACTAATGATATAAGTACCAGCAACATTACTTCAACTGAGAGTCTTTCCAACTTGTGCATACAGAGGGGGAAGGAGCATGCAGGCTTCAAGCCAATCTCAGACCTGTTCGCCAAAGTTCCTCGCAAGGTAAGTCTTACATCCATGAAAAACTTCAACAGGTCAGTAAATGACTGAATgacaaagttctttattcacaacGTAGGAGTTAGAACAGTTTTGTTGACTGTCTTTcactttcctcagggcaatatTGACTAGTTATGCTGTACGTATGTGTCGCTGCTGCAATGTGAGGAATGCGGTACCAACTAGGGCTGTGTCTATATCCCCTTCATCACAGTTCATCACTGGAGTGatttcagattcagattcagatttatTGGTTCTTGGCATGGCAGATGACATCATAACTGTCACATGAAGTGTGCCACGAATTACATTCCGTAAAATCCTTAAAAGTCAATACagtttacaaacatgcataatcacattttgtttaaaaacctTGACGTTGGCACTGGATTAAACATAGGAGTGGCGGAGAGACAAAAGTGGACACAACTTTGTCAGCAAACAATAACGTACGTAAAATTTACAAGGAAAAagtaactgcatgtatattctgtacagacGCAGTACTAGTGACATATCGCCACAGAGTCGCCATCTTGATAGAGCAATTTCATTGCTCTAGGAACAAAGGAGAGTTCATGTCTCTTTAATAGTCTTACTCTTTGTCAGTGCCCGGTAGCGCCCTTCGCGACGGAGGTTATAGCaattgtagcctggtatccagccgtaattatagctcccgagtctcttctctcctcttcgcaaattACTTCGTAATTGccagagaggaaagaagagactcggaagctatattacggctggataccaggctatagcAATTGTGCTGAGGTGGGGCAATGAACTTGTTCAGAGGAGAACTACTGTCCTGGAGTGTGTTGCGCAAAGTACTGAGCGTAGCAAGGTCACGTCTACTGGACAGTGAAGGCAAAGAGTCCGCAGGAATTCCGATCAGTCTCAGACATCGCTTCTGAACTTTTTCCAACATGTCGGAGAGGTACTTCGGtagccctccccacacagggctGGCATACTCCAGTGAGGGGCGAATGAATGTCAGATAAATCTGGAGCAGGACATCAGTAGGGAGACCAGCCTTCTTTGCAGCCGCAAGGTAATATACACGTGGGCGGGACTTCGTCAGCATGGAGTGAACGTGTTCATCCCAGGTAAGGTTGGCAGTGATGTGTACTCCAAGTAGTTTGAAAGACGTAGTCCTCTGAATCACGTGACCAGATATTGTCGGATGaggagggacaggaatgtttacctCCTTCCTTGCACTGATTACCatgtccattgtctttttcccGTTTACCTTGAGAGTGTAGTCCTCCCCCCATTCAACAATGGAGTCAAGTGCCTTCTGCGTTTGACCAGGAAGTGACGCCattagcatttcagaggttGTCAGATCGTCCGCATATTTGACAGGAACAATGGGCCTTGGCAACCTTGCATCCAAGGTATTTATGCAGATGACGAAAAGCGTTGGTGACAGAATACCACCCTGTGGAACACCCGCGAGGACGTCGTGGGACTTAGATACACAGGGGCCCCACTTTACCTTCTGTGTACGTCCTTCCAGATAGCTACTGATGCTCATCCATAAGGACCGCCTGATGCCCATGTCGGCTAGACACATTAGCAATTGACTGTGACTGATGGTGTCAAAAGCACGGGAAAAGTCGACGAACACAGCATGAACGTCCAGCTTCGGGTTACTGTTTAACGCTTCGTGCCACGATTGGAGGGTGTGTATTAGCGCAGTAACCGTAGACCTTCTTGACAGGAAGCCATGTTGAGACGGTGCGAGAACTCTGGCAGTGTCCTGTAGCAGGGCATCACGGAGCAGCCCTTCATACACTTTCCCGACGCAGCTGACAAGCGAAATTTGTCGGTATTCCGATGGGAAATGTGGTCGTGGCTTCTTAGGCACTGCCGTAACTACAGCCTCTTTCCACTGCAGCGGGAAAGAGGAGTTCTGGAGACAAGAATTGAAGACGTCACATAAAACAGGACCAAGTTCTTCATGATACTGTTTTAGTACCCAGGAAGGAATGAGGTCCGGCCCAGCGGCTTTCCTCCCATTGAGCCGGCGCAGTCTGGCCTTAACCTGCCCAATACTGAACGGTGTGAGTGTATTTTGCGAGAGCTTGTGCTCGACATCAGCCAGCGCTGGAACAGCACGGGTCACCTCACTCCACACAGAACCGAAATGCTCTGCAAGCGTGTCACACTCATTTGGCATCACGTTGATGTTGGGATTGGAGACATCCTCCTTAACAGAGTCCATTCCCATTAGGGACTTGATTGATTTAACCAAGGTCAGAGTGGATTTTCTGAGTCATAAGAACACGTAGCTGCAGTACACAGTAAAACCAGTCTTTGTTTCCctaaggaaggtgacagtcaccaaaacatcagctgttgtacatttttcttttacatctatctattgtaaataaataaaaaatgttatTCACGGTGAGTCTGGCCCTTTCAATTTTCCCACTTAATATACGTACCTGAAGTTTGAAGTTTAAGCCATGGTCTGTACCTTCTTATCCTGATAACTGAAAGATTTGTGTTGTTCCTTTAACAGGCAGACAAGGTTGACATCAGCTTCAACTATGACCCAGCCTGTCTTCTGCCAGGTAGATATGAACCTACTTGTATAGATACATACAGCTTATTCTTAGtttcaaaccaaaccaaagcaAAACTACAATATAGCAGAAGTAGAAAACATGAAGATCAAGCCATGCAGACAGCACTGTGTCAAACTCCCACACAactacaaaaataacaaggaatGAAAGATCTCATTCATCCATTGTTAAATCTTCATAGTTTTGGTGAATTTAGCCCTAGTCTTATTAACTGTACAATAAAAATTGATGCTCAACGAGCCTCAAGATAAAAGCATCCTCCCCAACTTGTGAAGTACAGGAACATGAGAGTTGTG includes:
- the LOC118418518 gene encoding carbonic anhydrase 1-like isoform X3 produces the protein MVNGTTTAESDVVQANTNNTALIESLSFGFLQVASPVPQGPNKWHEQFPIAKGQRQSPIDIVTSNAKVDKALSDNPLKVSYSNNCCQSVTNTGASFQVVVDGAGTEISGGPLDSTYKLVQFHAHWGPLGGDEGSEHTVDGVTYPAELHLVHWNQKYKDVGEAVDKPDGLAVIGVFFSRGKEHAGFKPISDLFAKVPRKADKVDISFNYDPACLLPARRDYWTYLGSLTTPPLFESVTWIVMKDPVEVSAEQLAALRNLLWETPSGEGQMCNNYRPPQPLQGRLVRST
- the LOC118418518 gene encoding carbonic anhydrase 1-like isoform X2 gives rise to the protein MTRVARVLLSCVHRGLKHQARYFHPSVSRLCGDGEWNYYGRGPNKWHEQFPIAKGQRQSPIDIVTSNAKVDKALSDNPLKVSYSNNCCQSVTNTGASFQVVVDGAGTEISGGPLDSTYKLVQFHAHWGPLGGDEGSEHTVDGVTYPAELHLVHWNQKYKDVGEAVDKPDGLAVIGVFFSRGKEHAGFKPISDLFAKVPRKADKVDISFNYDPACLLPARRDYWTYLGSLTTPPLFESVTWIVMKDPVEVSAEQLAALRNLLWETPSGEGQMCNNYRPPQPLQGRLVRST
- the LOC118418518 gene encoding carbonic anhydrase 1-like isoform X1, whose product is MNLLSEFLATPQGLQLEISNMTRVARVLLSCVHRGLKHQARYFHPSVSRLCGDGEWNYYGRGPNKWHEQFPIAKGQRQSPIDIVTSNAKVDKALSDNPLKVSYSNNCCQSVTNTGASFQVVVDGAGTEISGGPLDSTYKLVQFHAHWGPLGGDEGSEHTVDGVTYPAELHLVHWNQKYKDVGEAVDKPDGLAVIGVFFSRGKEHAGFKPISDLFAKVPRKADKVDISFNYDPACLLPARRDYWTYLGSLTTPPLFESVTWIVMKDPVEVSAEQLAALRNLLWETPSGEGQMCNNYRPPQPLQGRLVRST
- the LOC118418518 gene encoding carbonic anhydrase 2-like isoform X4: MATAWGYEEQNGPNKWHEQFPIAKGQRQSPIDIVTSNAKVDKALSDNPLKVSYSNNCCQSVTNTGASFQVVVDGAGTEISGGPLDSTYKLVQFHAHWGPLGGDEGSEHTVDGVTYPAELHLVHWNQKYKDVGEAVDKPDGLAVIGVFFSRGKEHAGFKPISDLFAKVPRKADKVDISFNYDPACLLPARRDYWTYLGSLTTPPLFESVTWIVMKDPVEVSAEQLAALRNLLWETPSGEGQMCNNYRPPQPLQGRLVRST